One Ornithodoros turicata isolate Travis unplaced genomic scaffold, ASM3712646v1 ctg00000783.1, whole genome shotgun sequence DNA segment encodes these proteins:
- the LOC135374863 gene encoding zinc finger protein 658B-like, protein MGRPRTYTHPEELRARRAAQARARRARAAATRTPQETEASRKRNAQRKKRQRAAASAKRTPDEERAFRRAEAARLRDVRAQTHKALRLGVMNELGTRGETGLPVAKSYPCGERQVMDETGRGGETVEAVAKSYPFGGKLGYSILTPWTKSSGPTSVGRFSYMRSIGTQKYPTTSTKGTQTFQTYESQYDSDESGAVSPKCALCDTAFSCEETLEKHHRAKHLRKGGKHQCRFCDYCSDNLSHVKGHERRHTGEKPYVCRVCAKGYRRNASLKKHLRTVHEEL, encoded by the exons ATGGGTCGCCCCCGGACGTACACGCATCCTGAAGAGCTACGGGCACGTCGAGCCGCGCAGGCACGGGCGAGACGCGCCAGAGCTGCAGCGACGAGGACTCCGCAGGAGACGGAGGCGAGCCGTAAGAGGAACGCGCAGCGCAAGAAGAGACAGCGCGCAGCAGCCAGTGCCAAGAGAACCCCCGATGAAGAGCGGGCGTTTCGGCGGGCCGAGGCGGCTCGGTTGCGGGATGTCCGCGCTCAGACGCACAAGGCACTACGCTTGGGG GTGATGAACGAGCTGGGCACAAGAGGTGAGACCGGTCTACCCGTGGCCAAGTCATATCCCTGTGGAGAGAGGCAG GTGATGGACGAGACGGGGAGAGGAGGTGAAACCGTTGAAGCTGTTGCCAAGTCATACCCCTTTGGAGGGAAACTG GGCTACTCAATTCTCACTCCATGGACGAAGTCTTCGGGTCCCACCTCTGTGGGTCGTTTCAGTTACATGCGTTCTATTGGCACGCAAAAATATCCAACTACCTCAACAAAGGGCACACAGACGTTCCAAACGTATGAAAGCCAGT acgacagcgatgaGAGCGGTGCGGTCTCCCCAAAGTGTGCCCTGTGTGACACCGCTTTCTCCTGTGAAGAGACCCTGGAGAAGCACCACAGGGCCAAGCACCTGCGCAAAGGAGGCAAGCACCAGTGTCGCTTCTGCGACTACTGCAGCGATAATCTGTCCCACGTTAAAGGACACGAGAGGAGGCACACAGGAGAGAAACCATACGTGTGTCGAGTGTGTGCCAAGGGTTACAGAAGGAACGCCAGCTTGAAGAAGCATTTAAGGACAGTGCACGAGGAATTGTGA